From a region of the Phaseolus vulgaris cultivar G19833 chromosome 6, P. vulgaris v2.0, whole genome shotgun sequence genome:
- the LOC137831527 gene encoding laccase-3 — MKTFHLPGKSCCSWFLLALLALIASLASATEIHFHEFVVQARSVRRLCKTQNIITVNGQFPGPTVEARNGDFMIIKVVNAAQYNISIHWHGLRMLRNPWADGPSYVTQCPIQPGGSYTYRFRIRDQEGTLWWHAHTSFLRATVYGAFIIYPRLGSPYPFSMPKQEFPLLLGEWFDSDIVLLQRQADFAGLPPHPSVAYTINGQPGDLYRCSSQGTVRVPVEAGESIMLRIISSTLNQELFFSIANHSMTVVGTDATYTKPFRTTVLMIGPGQTFNVLVTADQPQGHYYMAARAYESAVNAPFDNTTTTAILEYRSTRRRNQNRPRPVLPTLPAFNDTATSTAFTARIRGLAGVKVFTKVDVNLYFIVGLGLINCTDPNSPRCQGPNGTRFTASMNNISFVLPKTTSLMQAYYEGIPGVFTTDFPPIPPLQFDYTGNVPRGLWTPSRGTKLYKVKYGSRVQIVLQDTSIVTTEEHPMHVHGFHFFVVGSGFGNFNPATDPLKFNLVDPPVRNTIGTPPGGWVAIRFVADNPGIWFIHCHIDSHQNWGLGMALLVENGVGLSQSVIPPPPDLPQC; from the exons ATGAAGACTTTCCACCTCCCTGGTAAGTCATGTTGTTCTTGGTTCTTACTAGCCCTGCTTGCTCTCATTGCTTCCCTTGCTTCAGCTACAGAGATACATTTCCATGAATTTGTT GTTCAAGCTAGGTCAGTGAGGAGGCTGTGCAAAACCCAAAACATAATCACTGTCAATGGGCAGTTCCCAGGGCCAACAGTAGAGGCTAGAAACGGGGATTTTATGATAATCAAAGTAGTAAATGCAGCACAGTACAACATCTCCATCCACTG GCATGGGTTAAGGATGCTGCGAAATCCATGGGCAGATGGTCCGAGTTATGTCACTCAGTGTCCCATCCAACCAGGGGGAAGTTACACATACCGATTTAGAATCAGAGATCAGGAAGGGACACTATGGTGGCATGCTCACACTAGCTTCCTGAGAGCCACGGTTTATGGAGCTTTCATCATCTATCCCAGATTGGGTTCTCCCTATCCCTTCTCTATGCCAAAGCAAGAATTTCCTCTCCTTCTCG GGGAATGGTTTGATTCGGATATTGTGCTTCTCCAAAGGCAGGCAGACTTTGCAGGATTACCTCCACACCCATCTGTTGCATATACCATTAATGGGCAACCTGGTGATCTTTACAGATGCTCAAGCCAAG GAACGGTGCGTGTTCCAGTAGAAGCTGGGGAGTCAATTATGTTGAGAATCATCAGCAGTACACTCAATCAAGAACTTTTCTTCTCCATTGCCAACCACAGCATGACTGTTGTTGGTACAGATGCAACATATACCAAGCCCTTCAGAACCACAGTCCTAATGATAGGACCTGGTCAGACATTCAATGTCCTCGTCACTGCTGATCAACCCCAAGGTCACTACTACATGGCAGCACGTGCCTATGAATCTGCTGTGAATGCTCCATTTGACAATACCACCACCACAGCAATCCTAGAATACAGATCAACTAGACGCCGTAACCAAAACAGACCAAGACCAGTCTTGCCAACTTTGCCTGCCTTCAATGACACTGCCACTTCAACTGCATTTACTGCTAGGATCAGGGGCCTCGCCGGGGTTAAAGTCTTTACGAAAGTTGATGTGAATCTCTATTTCATAGTGGGGTTGGGGTTAATCAATTGCACGGATCCTAATAGTCCCCGGTGTCAAGGACCAAATGGAACCCGCTTCACAGCCAGCATGAACAATATATCATTTGTACTCCCAAAAACCACCTCCTTAATGCAAGCATACTACGAAGGAATACCTGGTGTCTTCACCACAGACTTTCCCCCTATTCCCCCTTTACAATTTGATTATACTGGGAATGTACCAAGGGGGCTATGGACGCCATCTCGGGGAACTAAGCTCTACAAGGTGAAGTATGGCTCAAGGGTGCAAATTGTTCTGCAAGACACGAGCATAGTGACCACTGAAGAACACCCTATGCATGTTCATGGATTCCACTTCTTTGTAGTCGGTTCAGGTTTCGGCAACTTCAACCCAGCAACTGATCCACTCAAGTTCAACCTTGTAGACCCACCAGTGAGAAACACCATTGGAACACCTCCTGGAGGATGGGTGGCTAT